From a single Buchnera aphidicola (Cinara cf. splendens/pseudotsugae 3390) genomic region:
- the thrA gene encoding bifunctional aspartate kinase/homoserine dehydrogenase I: MKTLKFGGTSLANAKKFIQVSSIIINQTKINQISVVLSAPATITNHLEKIIKKCIRDNNIPIKELITLKRFFLNLTKNIYIINKKYPKNNIQKKIEIQYQKLKKLLSSIKLLKKCPDKIYAQIISMGEILSVKIMKELLISYEYQVLIINPVKLILATSNYLSAIADIRESKKNFKNLNITKKKIILMPGFIAGNKFQELVILGRNGSDYSATILSICTNSHTCEIWTDVNGIYTSDPNIISTAKFISEITYQEALELSYFGAKIIHPASVKPLQTHNIPCIIKNTNKPNFPGTLLTTENNKNIDVIKGITYLKKIVLVKIINIKELNKEKFLKKIFEYLSKKNIITYLLNQSLSNNTISFYIQDHPLLNIKIKLKKILGIKTKNKLPTTILCVKKLSIISIIGYNVKKHNINILKKICLVINSFKNKILEISHNTSNISLSIVLYDKNIINITKKIHDLILYKTIPVNIFLIGIGGVGLKLLDIILMQEKKLKKNFIQLNVNVIANSTTYIKNKTKINLNKWKKKFEKSKKLFFLEKILNLAKKNGYLHPILIDCTASQDIAEKYNIIMKKGFHIITANKKSNSSLFSDYKSIRKTAHTYNKKFFYETHVGAGLPILNNLKNLVQSGDQLIKFQGILSGSMSYIFGKLDGNSTLSDAIKKAQKLGFTEPNPQDDLSGIDVARKLLIIAREFGYQLELSNITIEKILPDSFNKLKNKKEFFSQIKQLNNIFIQKVNKAKSKKKVLRFIGTIKKNGSCSIKIKSVDNKNPLYYVKNGENIFVFYTKYYKPIPLILRGYGAGNKVTASGIFSDLLRVIL; this comes from the coding sequence ATGAAAACGTTAAAATTTGGAGGTACATCTCTTGCAAATGCAAAAAAATTCATACAAGTATCTTCAATTATTATTAATCAAACAAAAATCAATCAAATATCAGTGGTATTATCCGCACCGGCTACTATAACTAATCATCTAGAAAAAATCATTAAAAAATGTATTCGTGATAATAATATTCCTATTAAAGAATTAATTACTTTAAAAAGATTTTTTTTAAACTTGACAAAAAATATATATATAATTAATAAAAAATATCCTAAAAATAACATTCAAAAAAAAATAGAGATACAGTACCAAAAACTAAAAAAATTATTATCCTCAATAAAACTACTTAAAAAATGTCCAGATAAAATTTACGCTCAAATAATAAGTATGGGCGAAATATTATCCGTAAAAATAATGAAAGAATTACTAATTTCATATGAATATCAAGTTTTAATAATTAATCCTGTAAAACTAATACTAGCTACATCTAATTATCTTAGCGCTATTGCTGACATACGTGAATCTAAAAAAAATTTCAAAAACTTAAATATAACTAAAAAAAAAATTATTCTTATGCCAGGTTTTATTGCTGGTAATAAATTCCAAGAATTAGTAATCTTAGGAAGAAATGGATCTGATTATTCCGCTACTATATTATCTATATGTACTAATTCTCATACTTGTGAAATTTGGACAGATGTAAACGGAATATATACAAGCGATCCTAATATTATATCTACAGCTAAATTTATATCAGAAATCACATATCAAGAAGCATTAGAATTATCTTATTTTGGCGCTAAAATCATTCATCCGGCTTCAGTAAAACCATTACAAACTCATAACATTCCATGCATTATTAAAAATACCAATAAACCTAATTTTCCAGGTACTCTATTAACCACAGAAAATAATAAAAATATTGATGTAATTAAAGGAATTACATATTTAAAAAAAATAGTTTTAGTTAAAATAATCAATATAAAAGAATTAAATAAGGAAAAATTTTTAAAAAAAATATTCGAATATCTGTCTAAAAAAAATATTATTACATATTTATTAAACCAATCATTATCAAATAATACAATTAGTTTTTATATACAAGATCATCCATTACTAAATATAAAAATAAAATTAAAAAAAATACTTGGTATAAAAACAAAAAATAAATTACCTACAACAATTTTATGCGTCAAAAAACTTAGTATCATTTCTATTATTGGCTATAACGTAAAAAAACATAATATTAATATTTTAAAAAAAATATGTTTAGTAATTAATAGTTTTAAAAATAAAATACTAGAAATATCACATAATACTTCTAATATTTCGTTGTCTATCGTTTTATATGATAAAAATATCATTAATATCACAAAAAAAATTCATGATTTAATTCTTTATAAAACTATTCCCGTAAATATTTTTTTGATTGGTATAGGTGGAGTTGGATTAAAATTACTAGATATTATTTTAATGCAAGAAAAAAAATTAAAAAAAAATTTTATTCAATTAAATGTTAATGTAATTGCAAATTCTACTACCTATATAAAAAATAAAACAAAAATTAATTTAAATAAATGGAAAAAAAAATTTGAAAAATCTAAAAAATTATTTTTCTTGGAAAAAATTTTAAATTTGGCAAAAAAAAATGGATATTTACATCCAATTTTAATAGATTGTACTGCTAGTCAAGATATTGCTGAAAAATATAATATAATTATGAAAAAAGGATTTCATATAATTACAGCTAATAAAAAATCCAATTCATCACTCTTTTCTGATTACAAATCAATTCGTAAAACAGCTCATACATATAATAAAAAATTTTTTTATGAAACACATGTAGGTGCTGGATTACCTATACTTAATAATTTAAAAAACTTAGTACAATCTGGAGATCAATTAATTAAATTTCAAGGTATTTTATCAGGTTCCATGTCATACATATTTGGAAAATTAGATGGTAATAGTACCTTATCAGATGCTATCAAAAAAGCACAAAAATTAGGATTTACAGAACCAAATCCTCAAGACGATCTTTCTGGAATAGATGTAGCTAGAAAATTATTAATTATAGCAAGAGAATTTGGGTATCAATTAGAATTATCTAATATTACTATAGAAAAAATATTACCTGATTCTTTTAATAAACTAAAAAATAAAAAAGAATTTTTTTCACAAATAAAACAATTAAATAATATATTTATTCAAAAAGTTAATAAAGCAAAAAGTAAAAAAAAAGTATTGCGTTTTATAGGTACAATAAAAAAAAACGGATCATGCAGTATAAAAATTAAATCTGTAGACAATAAAAATCCATTGTACTACGTTAAAAATGGAGAAAATATATTTGTTTTTTATACAAAATATTATAAACCCATTCCTTTAATACTACGCGGTTACGGAGCTGGAAATAAAGTAACAGCATCAGGTATTTTTTCTGATTTATTACGTGTTATATTATAA
- the pcnB gene encoding polynucleotide adenylyltransferase PcnB — MKLIIKKNNNISQRKISKNSIKVLYRLSKSGYEAYLVGGGVRDLLLGKKPKDFDIATNAKPNEIRKLFKNCRLIGRRFIIAHLIFKSEIIEVSTFRTKNNNTDKKKPYPNMKKSTSGMLLVDNTFGKIEEDVYRRDLTINALYYNIQDFSIRDYVGGIKDIKMKIIRLIGDAETRYREDPVRMLRVIRFSVQLHMHIDRETEAPIVKLSALLKHIPRARLFNESIKLFCLGYGYLTYMRLKKYSLIYPLLPFLLNKFSKKNTKFLQNIIIACLKKVDSYSSHHSIRCPSFLFASLLWYPLREKIQILLIKKNIKYLKAYSVSVHYILKKYSLLLGIPKNILINIEKIWNLQTEIEKKKNHETKETKKNNIFFQALELISLRSRIENKIELKKTLFLWNKKNIFFKKKY; from the coding sequence ATGAAGCTAATTATAAAAAAGAATAACAATATATCTCAAAGAAAAATTAGTAAAAATTCTATAAAAGTATTGTATAGATTAAGTAAATCAGGATACGAAGCGTATTTAGTGGGCGGTGGAGTCCGAGATTTATTGTTAGGCAAAAAGCCTAAAGATTTTGATATTGCTACTAACGCAAAACCTAACGAAATTAGAAAACTATTCAAAAACTGTCGATTAATAGGACGTCGCTTTATTATTGCGCATTTAATATTTAAAAGTGAAATTATTGAAGTATCAACATTCAGAACGAAAAACAACAATACTGATAAAAAAAAACCATATCCTAATATGAAAAAATCTACTAGCGGAATGTTATTAGTTGATAATACTTTTGGAAAAATTGAAGAAGATGTATATAGAAGAGATTTGACTATTAATGCATTGTATTATAATATTCAAGATTTTAGTATTCGAGATTACGTTGGTGGAATTAAAGATATAAAAATGAAAATAATCAGACTTATAGGTGATGCTGAAACTCGTTATAGAGAAGATCCAGTAAGAATGTTGAGAGTAATTCGTTTTTCTGTACAATTACACATGCATATTGATAGAGAAACTGAAGCACCAATAGTTAAATTATCAGCACTATTAAAACACATTCCTCGAGCTCGCTTGTTTAATGAATCTATCAAATTATTTTGTTTAGGTTATGGTTATTTAACATACATGCGATTAAAAAAATATTCTTTAATTTATCCATTACTACCTTTTTTATTAAATAAATTTAGTAAAAAAAACACAAAATTTTTACAAAATATCATTATTGCATGTTTAAAAAAAGTAGATTCTTATTCTTCACACCACTCTATACGCTGTCCTTCTTTTTTATTTGCATCACTACTTTGGTACCCATTAAGGGAAAAAATACAAATATTATTAATTAAAAAAAACATAAAATATTTAAAAGCATATTCTGTTTCTGTTCATTATATTTTAAAAAAATATTCATTGTTATTGGGAATTCCAAAAAATATCCTTATAAATATTGAAAAAATATGGAATTTACAAACAGAAATAGAAAAAAAAAAAAACCATGAAACCAAAGAAACCAAGAAAAATAATATTTTTTTTCAAGCTCTAGAACTTATTTCGCTTCGCTCTAGAATAGAAAACAAAATCGAATTAAAAAAAACTTTATTTCTATGGAACAAAAAAAACATTTTCTTTAAAAAAAAATATTAA